Proteins co-encoded in one Microcebus murinus isolate Inina chromosome 5, M.murinus_Inina_mat1.0, whole genome shotgun sequence genomic window:
- the OGFRL1 gene encoding opioid growth factor receptor-like protein 1 isoform X2 gives MGNLLGGVSFREPTTVEDCDSTWQTDSEPEPEPEPEPAPAPEEPGPGGGGEGPGQEPAEQPVQPPERAGGRPGAGSAPDEDAEAAGAEQSSDSTEATAKPKRSFYAARDLYKYRHQYPNFKDIRYQNDLSNLRFYKNKIPFKPDGVYIEEVLNKWKGDYEKLEHNHTYIQWLFPLREQGLNFYAKELTTYEIEEFKKTKEAIRRFLLAYKMMLEFFGIKLTDKTGNVARAVNWQERFQHLNESQHNYLRITRILKSLGELGYESFKSPLVKFILHEALVENTIPNIKQSALEYFVYTIRDRRERRKLLRFAQKHYTPSENFIWGPPRKEQSEGSKAQKMPAPVASSHSSQTSMHKKSKDSKNSSSAVHLNSKAAEEKKVAPKEPGEETDRPDPEPSNGDAKLRDTQKDSDAAENVDSQPEQTVTDPTEKKESASPSEKEEESENPNGDCEDPGSTSCHDVIPLQ, from the exons ATGGGCAACCTGCTCGGCGGGGTCAGCTTCCGCGAGCCCACCACCGTGGAGGACTGCGACTCCACCTGGCAGACCGACTCGGAGCCtgagcccgagcccgagcccgagcccgcgcccgcgcccgagGAGCCGGGGCCGGGTGGCGGCGGAGAGGGCCCGGGGCAGGAGCCCGCCGAGCAGCCCGTGCAGCCCCCGGAGCGAGCTGGGGGGCGGCCCGGCGCCGGCTCCGCGCCGGACGAGGACGCCGAGGCGGCGGGCGCCGAGCAG agtagtGATTCCACTGAAGCAACTGCCAAACCAAAGAGAAGTTTTTATGCTGCGAGGGATTTGTACAAATACCGACACCAGTACCCA aACTTCAAAGATATCCGATATCAAAATGATTTGAGCAATCTTcgtttttataagaataaaattccatttaagCCAGATG GTGTTTATATTGAAGaagttctaaataaatggaaaggagaCTATGAAAAACTGGAGCACAACCACACTTACATTCAATG gcttTTTCCCCTGAGAGAACAAGGCTTGAACTTCTATGCTAAAGAACTAACTACATATGAAATTGAG gaattcaaaaaaacaaaagaagcaattAGAAGATTTCTCCTAGCTTATAAAATGATGTTAGAATTTTTTGGAATAAAACTGACTGATAAAACTGGAAATGTTGCTCGGGCTGTTAACTGGCAGGAAAGATTTCAGCATCTAAATGA GTCCCAGCACAACTATTTAAGAATCACCCGTATTCTTAAAAGCCTTGGTGAGCTTGGATATGAAAGTTTCAAATCTCCTCTTGTAAAATTTATTCTTCACGAGGCACTCGTGGAAAATACTATTCCCAATATTAAGCAGAGTGCTCTGGAGTATTTTGTTTATACAATCAGAgacagaagggaaaggagaaagctCCTGCGGTTCGCCCAGAAACATTACACGCCTTCAGAGAATTTTATCTGGGGGCCGCCGAGAAAAGAACAGTCAGAGGGAAGCAAAGCCCAGAAAATGCCTGCCCCTGTTGCCTCCAGTCATAGCAGTCAGACTTCTATGCACAAAAAATCCAAGGACTCCAAAAATTCCTCCTCAGCTGTTCATTTAAATAGCAAAgcagctgaagaaaaaaaagtggcACCAAAAGAGCCTGGGGAAGAGACAGACAGGCCCGACCCGGAGCCCAGCAATGGCGATGCCAAGCTGAGAGACACACAGAAGGACAGCGATGCCGCCGAAAATGTGGATTCTCAACCCGAACAAACAGTTACTGATcccacagaaaaaaaagagagtgcATCCCcttctgaaaaagaagaagaaagtgaaaatccCAATGGAGACTGTGAAGATCCTGGAAGTACTAGTTGCCACGATGTTATACCATTGCAGTGA
- the OGFRL1 gene encoding opioid growth factor receptor-like protein 1 isoform X1, protein MGNLLGGVSFREPTTVEDCDSTWQTDSEPEPEPEPEPAPAPEEPGPGGGGEGPGQEPAEQPVQPPERAGGRPGAGSAPDEDAEAAGAEQSSDSTEATAKPKRSFYAARDLYKYRHQYPQNFKDIRYQNDLSNLRFYKNKIPFKPDGVYIEEVLNKWKGDYEKLEHNHTYIQWLFPLREQGLNFYAKELTTYEIEEFKKTKEAIRRFLLAYKMMLEFFGIKLTDKTGNVARAVNWQERFQHLNESQHNYLRITRILKSLGELGYESFKSPLVKFILHEALVENTIPNIKQSALEYFVYTIRDRRERRKLLRFAQKHYTPSENFIWGPPRKEQSEGSKAQKMPAPVASSHSSQTSMHKKSKDSKNSSSAVHLNSKAAEEKKVAPKEPGEETDRPDPEPSNGDAKLRDTQKDSDAAENVDSQPEQTVTDPTEKKESASPSEKEEESENPNGDCEDPGSTSCHDVIPLQ, encoded by the exons ATGGGCAACCTGCTCGGCGGGGTCAGCTTCCGCGAGCCCACCACCGTGGAGGACTGCGACTCCACCTGGCAGACCGACTCGGAGCCtgagcccgagcccgagcccgagcccgcgcccgcgcccgagGAGCCGGGGCCGGGTGGCGGCGGAGAGGGCCCGGGGCAGGAGCCCGCCGAGCAGCCCGTGCAGCCCCCGGAGCGAGCTGGGGGGCGGCCCGGCGCCGGCTCCGCGCCGGACGAGGACGCCGAGGCGGCGGGCGCCGAGCAG agtagtGATTCCACTGAAGCAACTGCCAAACCAAAGAGAAGTTTTTATGCTGCGAGGGATTTGTACAAATACCGACACCAGTACCCA cagaACTTCAAAGATATCCGATATCAAAATGATTTGAGCAATCTTcgtttttataagaataaaattccatttaagCCAGATG GTGTTTATATTGAAGaagttctaaataaatggaaaggagaCTATGAAAAACTGGAGCACAACCACACTTACATTCAATG gcttTTTCCCCTGAGAGAACAAGGCTTGAACTTCTATGCTAAAGAACTAACTACATATGAAATTGAG gaattcaaaaaaacaaaagaagcaattAGAAGATTTCTCCTAGCTTATAAAATGATGTTAGAATTTTTTGGAATAAAACTGACTGATAAAACTGGAAATGTTGCTCGGGCTGTTAACTGGCAGGAAAGATTTCAGCATCTAAATGA GTCCCAGCACAACTATTTAAGAATCACCCGTATTCTTAAAAGCCTTGGTGAGCTTGGATATGAAAGTTTCAAATCTCCTCTTGTAAAATTTATTCTTCACGAGGCACTCGTGGAAAATACTATTCCCAATATTAAGCAGAGTGCTCTGGAGTATTTTGTTTATACAATCAGAgacagaagggaaaggagaaagctCCTGCGGTTCGCCCAGAAACATTACACGCCTTCAGAGAATTTTATCTGGGGGCCGCCGAGAAAAGAACAGTCAGAGGGAAGCAAAGCCCAGAAAATGCCTGCCCCTGTTGCCTCCAGTCATAGCAGTCAGACTTCTATGCACAAAAAATCCAAGGACTCCAAAAATTCCTCCTCAGCTGTTCATTTAAATAGCAAAgcagctgaagaaaaaaaagtggcACCAAAAGAGCCTGGGGAAGAGACAGACAGGCCCGACCCGGAGCCCAGCAATGGCGATGCCAAGCTGAGAGACACACAGAAGGACAGCGATGCCGCCGAAAATGTGGATTCTCAACCCGAACAAACAGTTACTGATcccacagaaaaaaaagagagtgcATCCCcttctgaaaaagaagaagaaagtgaaaatccCAATGGAGACTGTGAAGATCCTGGAAGTACTAGTTGCCACGATGTTATACCATTGCAGTGA